The Leifsonia poae region GGAGATCTCTTCGTGCAGGGTAGCCCACTCCACTTGAGCAGACGCTGGTAGTGCCCGGATCACGACATCCATTCCCGGTTCCAATCGGGGGAGCATCTCGTATGCCGCGGCTTTCAGCCGGCGACGCACGAGATTTCGTCGAGGGGCCGTGCCGACCGACTTGCCCGCGATAAAACCGAATCGCACCACCTGGGAGTCAGGATTCGAGCGAACGTACGTCACGGTGTTCGCATCGGTGAAGCGAATCCCGCGTCGAACGGTCGCCCGGTAGTCCGCCCCCCGCGTGATGCGATTGGCTTTGGCGAGCACCGGCTCGGCCTCTCTGCGAAAGGGATCTAGGCCGAGAGCTTCGTGCGGCCCTTGCCGCGACGGGCGGCCAGGATCGCACGGCCGGCACGCGTGCGCATGCGCAGACGGAAGCCGTGGGTCTTCGCGCGCTTGCGGTTGTTCGGCTGGAACGTTCTCTTGCTCATAATCAATCTCCGTGTGGTCTCTTAACAGGCCGGTGCTGAATGATGGGCCAGCACGGGGAGGCCGTGAAAAGTTTTTGGGCAGCCTGAACGGCTGAAGTCAACTGGTTAAAGCTACGGCGTTGGCTGCACGAGGTCAAACCAAACGAGCCAAATCCATTGATTATGCACAGTATTGGCAGGATTCCCCGGAGCGACTCGCCGGTGTATTCCCGTTCCCGAATTTGATCCGCGTCCTGTGGACAAGTTACCGTGAGGACGAAAGTTATCCCCAGCCGTATCCAAAAAAGGCCGGAGATCGCTACGGTATTTGGACACACAACGGTGGATAACCCTGTGAATACCTTCCCGGCGGCGCACGCGCTTCCGACCCGACAGTTCGACACACGATGGCGTGGGTTCTGCGTCGGTTGACGGCATCTCAACGAAACGAATACGGGGAACGATGGCAGGCGGCGAACAGTCCATCTCTGCGGCATGGCAGAGTGTGCTCGACACATTGGAGACGGACGACCGCATCACGCCGCAGCTCCACGGCTTCCTGAGCCTGGTCGAGCCCAAGGGCATCATGTCCGGCACCTTCTATCTGGAGGTGCCCAACGAGTTCACGCGGGGCATGATCGAACAGCGCAGCCGCGTTCCGCTCCTCAATGCCATCGGAACGCTAGATGAAGCCCTCTCGGTGAGCACCTTCGCGATCGTCGTGAACCCCGACATCCAGCAAGAGACCATGTCCGGTCCCACCGAGCCTTCGGAAGCCGCGTATATCGAGTCGCCCATGGTCGCGCCGGTCACCGAGATCACGGCGCCGGCCCGCAATAGCGACACCCGGCTCAATCCCAAGTACAGTTTCGACAACTTCGTCATCGGGCAGTCCAACCGTTTCGCACACGCGGCCGCCGTCGCCGTCGCCGAGGCACCGGCCAAGGCATACAACCCACTGTTCATCTACGGCGATTCCGGTCTCGGCAAGACGCACTTGCTTCACGCGATCGGCCATTACGCCATGAGCCTCTACCCCGGCATCCGGGTCCGCTACGTCAGCTCGGAAGAGTTCACCAACGACTTCATCAACTCGATCGCGAACAACCGCGGTTCATCGTTCCAAGCGCGCTACCGCAACATCGACATCCTGCTCATCGACGACATCCAGTTCCTGCAGCGGGCGGTTGAGACGCAGGAGGCGTTCTTCCACACCTTCAACACCCTCCACGATCACAACAAGCAGGTCGTGATCACCAGTGATCTACCTCCGAAGCTCCTCACCGGCTTCGAAGATCGGATGCGTTCCCGCTTCGAGTGGGGCCTGATCACCGATGTGCAGGTTCCCGACCTCGAGACGCGCATCGCCATCCTCCGCAAGAAGGCGCAGAGCGAGAAGATCCAGGTTCCCGACGACATCCTGGAGTTCATGGCGTCGAAGGTGTCGAGCAACATCCGCGAGCTCGAGGGAACTCTGATCCGCGTGACCGCGTTCGCGAGCCTCAACCGCACGCCGGTCGACATGCCGCTCGTGCAGACAGTGCTGAAAGATCTGATCACCCTCGACGACGACAATGTGATCGCGCCGACCGACATCATTTCCAATACGGCCGACTACTTCAAGCTGACGGTCGACGACCTCTACGGTTCGAGCCGGTCCCAGGCCGTCGCCACTGCCCGCCAGATCGCGATGTATCTCTGCCGCGAACTCACCAACCTGTCTCTACCCAAGATCGGCCAGCTCTTCGGCAACCGCGACCACACCACGGTCATGTATGCCAACAAGAAGATCAGCGAGCTCATGAAGGAGCGACGCTCGATCTACAACCAGGTGACCGAGCTCACCAGCCGCATCAAGCAGAACCACCGCTACAGCAAGTAACCGTCACGGACGGTTATCCACAGATCCCTCCCCATGCTGGGGAGGGATCTTTTTCTCACATGTGGATAACTTGTGGACAACTTCCGGAAACAGGGGGCGTTAATGGGGACGAATCATGAATCGTTGTGAATTGCACCCCTAACCGAATCACCTCGATTACCCCCGGTTGACGTGGATTCCCCAACCCATCAACAAGTAACAAGCGTGTAGTTCCCAATCGAATCGCGGGTTCGACAGAGTTATCCACAGTTTCCACAGCGGTTAACACCATTAATCGTTAACTCTTCTTGACGAGGGAGGCCGACAACCTTCGCTGGCGCACCGAATCACAACTTTCCCCGCCAGGGGCACGCGCTAGGATTTGTCACGATCCATTTCCCGCCAATGACAGAGGTGACGCGAGTGAAGTTCCAAGCCAACCGGGACGTCTTCAGCGAAGCCGTCTCGTTCGCCGTCAAGCTCCTGCCCCAGCGGACGACCCTTCCGATCCTGAGCGGCATTCTCATCGAGACCACCGAAACGGGCCTGCAACTGTCGTCATTCGACTACGAAGTCTCGGCTCAGACCGAGATCGCAGCCGAAGTCGAAGAGCCTGGACGAGTCCTCGTCTCCGGACGGCTGCTCGCCGAAATCGCAGCCAAGCTCCCGAACGCCCCGGTGCAGTTCTCGACCGAGGATTCCAAGATCGTCGTTCGCGCCGGATCCGCGAACTTCACGCTGCTCTCCATGCCCGTCGAGGAATATCCGAGCATCCCGCAGGTGGGTGGGCAATCCGGGCTGGTGCCGGCCGAAGAATTCGCCGAAGCGGTCGCCCAGGTCGGCGTCGCCGCATCCCGTGACGATGTCACGCCGGTGATCACGGGCGTTCAGCTCGAAGTCGGCGACAACACGCTCGGACTCGTCGCCACAGACCGCTACCGCGTCGCCGTCCGCGAGATCGAGTGGGACAACGGTACGACTTCCGGAGAACCGGTGACCGCACTCGTGCCCGCGCGAACCCTCACCGAGATCGGAAAGACCCTCGGGCACAGCGGGACCATCGCCGTCTCCATCACCAACCGTGATGACCGCGAGCTCATCGCCTTCACCGCCGACAAGAAGACCGTCACGTCCCTGCTCATCAAGGGCAACTTTCCGCCTGTGCGCCGTCTCTTCCCCGAGACGGTCGACAACTACGCGGTCGTCAACACAGCCGACCTCATCGAGGCGACGCGTCGTGTCTCCCTCGTCCTGGAGCGCGAGGCCGCCCTCCGCTTCACCTTCTCCGCCGACGGGTTGACCCTTGAGGCCATCGGCTCGGAGCAGGCCCAAGCATCCGAGAGCATCGACGCTCTCCTCACTGGCCAGGAGACGGTGGTTTCGTTGAAACCGCAGTTCCTGCTCGATGGTCTCGGTGCGGTGCACTCGGAGTTCGTGCGCATTTCCTTCACCAAGACCGATAACCCCAACAAGCCGGGCCCTGTTCTCATCACGAGTCAGACCTCGAAAGAGCAGGCCGGCGCGGACAACTACAAGTACCTGCTGCAGCCCAACCTGTTGCTGCGATAGGTCTCGTCCGAGAGAACAAAGAAGGACAATCATGCACATCGGCCTCATCGGTCTCGGAAAAATGGGCAACAACATGCGTGCCCGTCTCGAGAAGAACGGCATCGAGGTGACCGGTTACGACACGAACGCCGACCTCTCGGATGTCAAAACCCTTGCCGACCTCGTTGCCGCGCTTCCCGCTCCGCGCACAGTGTGGGTAATGGTCCCGGCCGGGCAGATCACCGATTCCGTGATCTCCGACCTCGCCCCGCTCCTCGAAAAGGGCGACCTCGTCATCGATGGCGGCAACTCGCGTTTCACCGAAGACTTCAAGCACGCGGAACAGCTCGCGCCGAAAGGCATCGACTTCATGGATGCCGGTGTCTCCGGTGGTGTCTGGGGTCTCGACAACGGCTACGGCCTCATGGTCGGTGGCAGTAAAGAGCAGGTCGAGCGCGTGATGCCGGTCTTCGACGCACTGCGCCCGGAGGGCCCGCGAGACGAAGGTTTCGTCCACGTCGGAGAAGTCGGCGCGGGACACTACGCCAAGATGGTTCACAACGGCATCGAGTACGCCTTGATGCAGGCCTACGCCGAAGGCTATGAGTTGCTCGACACCCGCAAGGACATCATCCACGACGTCACCGGCACCTTCAAAGCCTGGCAGCGGGGAACCGTCGTCCGCTCGTGGCTGCTCGACCTGCTGGTCCGTGCGCTCGAGCAGGACCCGGAGTTCGAGCACATCGAAGGGTTCGTCCAGGACTCCGGCGAAGGGCGCTGGACCGTGGAAGAGGCGCTCGCCAACGCGGTGCCGGTTCCCACCATCAGTGCGTCGATCTTCGCGCGGTTCGTCTCCCGCCAGGAGGATTCCCCGGCCATGAAGGCGGTGGCCGCGCTGCGCAAT contains the following coding sequences:
- the rnpA gene encoding ribonuclease P protein component, whose amino-acid sequence is MLAKANRITRGADYRATVRRGIRFTDANTVTYVRSNPDSQVVRFGFIAGKSVGTAPRRNLVRRRLKAAAYEMLPRLEPGMDVVIRALPASAQVEWATLHEEISRAVSRITSRGNLRR
- the gnd gene encoding phosphogluconate dehydrogenase (NAD(+)-dependent, decarboxylating) — its product is MHIGLIGLGKMGNNMRARLEKNGIEVTGYDTNADLSDVKTLADLVAALPAPRTVWVMVPAGQITDSVISDLAPLLEKGDLVIDGGNSRFTEDFKHAEQLAPKGIDFMDAGVSGGVWGLDNGYGLMVGGSKEQVERVMPVFDALRPEGPRDEGFVHVGEVGAGHYAKMVHNGIEYALMQAYAEGYELLDTRKDIIHDVTGTFKAWQRGTVVRSWLLDLLVRALEQDPEFEHIEGFVQDSGEGRWTVEEALANAVPVPTISASIFARFVSRQEDSPAMKAVAALRNQFGGHAVKAVD
- the dnaA gene encoding chromosomal replication initiator protein DnaA, with product MAGGEQSISAAWQSVLDTLETDDRITPQLHGFLSLVEPKGIMSGTFYLEVPNEFTRGMIEQRSRVPLLNAIGTLDEALSVSTFAIVVNPDIQQETMSGPTEPSEAAYIESPMVAPVTEITAPARNSDTRLNPKYSFDNFVIGQSNRFAHAAAVAVAEAPAKAYNPLFIYGDSGLGKTHLLHAIGHYAMSLYPGIRVRYVSSEEFTNDFINSIANNRGSSFQARYRNIDILLIDDIQFLQRAVETQEAFFHTFNTLHDHNKQVVITSDLPPKLLTGFEDRMRSRFEWGLITDVQVPDLETRIAILRKKAQSEKIQVPDDILEFMASKVSSNIRELEGTLIRVTAFASLNRTPVDMPLVQTVLKDLITLDDDNVIAPTDIISNTADYFKLTVDDLYGSSRSQAVATARQIAMYLCRELTNLSLPKIGQLFGNRDHTTVMYANKKISELMKERRSIYNQVTELTSRIKQNHRYSK
- the rpmH gene encoding 50S ribosomal protein L34; translation: MSKRTFQPNNRKRAKTHGFRLRMRTRAGRAILAARRGKGRTKLSA
- the dnaN gene encoding DNA polymerase III subunit beta — translated: MKFQANRDVFSEAVSFAVKLLPQRTTLPILSGILIETTETGLQLSSFDYEVSAQTEIAAEVEEPGRVLVSGRLLAEIAAKLPNAPVQFSTEDSKIVVRAGSANFTLLSMPVEEYPSIPQVGGQSGLVPAEEFAEAVAQVGVAASRDDVTPVITGVQLEVGDNTLGLVATDRYRVAVREIEWDNGTTSGEPVTALVPARTLTEIGKTLGHSGTIAVSITNRDDRELIAFTADKKTVTSLLIKGNFPPVRRLFPETVDNYAVVNTADLIEATRRVSLVLEREAALRFTFSADGLTLEAIGSEQAQASESIDALLTGQETVVSLKPQFLLDGLGAVHSEFVRISFTKTDNPNKPGPVLITSQTSKEQAGADNYKYLLQPNLLLR